TGGACTAAGCCCAAAAAAGCAGCAGTTTCCTTTGATTTTTTTTCTTACTCAGCAAAAATTTATCCAGAACCTTTAGGGGTTGTTTTAATCATTGGCCCTTGGAACTATCCATTTCAGTTAATTATCTCACCGTTAGTAGGTGCGATCGCAGCCGGGAATTGTGCAATTATCAAGCCTTCAGAAATTGCTTCTCATACCTCTGGTGTCATTGCTAAGATTATTGCCAAACATTTCGACCCAGCTTATATTGCAGTCTTAGAAGGAGATGTGGAAGCAAGTCAAAAACTACTTGTAGAAAAGTTCGATCATATCTTTTTTACTGGTGGCACAGCTATCGGCAAAATTATCATGGCAGCAGCAGCCAAATATCTCACACCAGTGACTTTAGAATTGGGTGGTAAAAGTCCTTGTATAGTAGATACTGATATTAATCTTGAACACACTGTTAGACGAATAACTTGGGGCAAATTTATTAATGCTGGGCAAACTTGTATCGCCCCTGACTATCTTTTAGTTAATAAAAAAATCAAAAAAGATTTAATAGATGGGCTGAAAAAGTGCCTAAAAGAATTTTATGGTGATAATCCTATAAGTAGTCCTGATTATGCTAGAATCATCAGTCAAAAACACTTTGATAGATTGGTGAATTTTCTCAAAGATGGTGAAGTTATCATCGGTGGAGAAAATCAATCTTCAGAGCGTTATATCGCTCCCACAGTGATTGATAATGTCTCTTCGGAAGATTCTGTAATGCAGGAAGAGATTTTTGGGCCAATTTTACCAATTATTGAATATACTGACGTTGCCGAAGCGATCGCGTTGATTAACTCTAGACCTAAACCCCTGGCGTTATACTTATTTTCTCAAAACAAAAACTTGCAAAAGCGAGTTTTGCAGGAAACTTCATCTGGTGGGGTCTGCATCAATGACACAGTAATACAGGTTGGTGTCTCGTCTTTACCATTTGGTGGGGTAGGAGATAGCGGCATTGGCAACTATCACGGCAAAGCTAGTTTTGACACTTTTTCCCACAACAAAAGTGTATTGCAAAACTCTTTCTGGCTCGATTTAAAATGGCGATACGCTCCTTATGAAGGCAAATTGCCACTCATAAAGAAACTTTTGGGTTAAAAAAATTAGAAGTTAAGGATAAAAATCCACAACTCCTAATTATGCCAATTTTAGATTTTGAATTTTGGATTAAAGAAGAAATTTAAAATCTAAAATCCAAAAGCGTTGCTGTAACGCTCCTCAGCCCAAGGTTCACCACGGCGATGGTAGCCATTGCGTTCCCAAAAACCAAGTTCTTCACCAGCTAAAAACTCTAAACCATTAATCCACTTAGCACTTTTCCAAGCGTAGAGGTGGGGAACAACTAGCCGCATTGGGCCACCGTGTTCAGATGGAAGGTCTTCACCAAAGACTTTAAAGGCAAAGAAGTTTTCTTCCCGGATGAAATCTTCTACAGAAATATTGGTAGTGTAGCCGCCGTAGCAGTGTTCCATAATGTGGGCTACTTTCGGATCTAGCTCAATCAGATCCATGAAATCTGTAACTTTAATGCCAGTCCATTTGACATCAAGCTTAGACCAGCGCGTTAC
The Nostoc punctiforme PCC 73102 genome window above contains:
- a CDS encoding sulfite oxidase-like oxidoreductase; translation: MLGKFFHKPGKEEGERVPPGQHLAKGFPVLTYGATPQVSIEEWEFRVWGLAKPATFSWSDFMALPQHEFTADFHCVTRWSKLDVKWTGIKVTDFMDLIELDPKVAHIMEHCYGGYTTNISVEDFIREENFFAFKVFGEDLPSEHGGPMRLVVPHLYAWKSAKWINGLEFLAGEELGFWERNGYHRRGEPWAEERYSNAFGF
- a CDS encoding aldehyde dehydrogenase, producing MITTELSKIGDIIQNQREFFETGKTKDVTFRIEQLKNLKQAIIEHEQAIVEALKADLHKPELEIYITEIGVIKEIDYAIKHINAWTKPKKAAVSFDFFSYSAKIYPEPLGVVLIIGPWNYPFQLIISPLVGAIAAGNCAIIKPSEIASHTSGVIAKIIAKHFDPAYIAVLEGDVEASQKLLVEKFDHIFFTGGTAIGKIIMAAAAKYLTPVTLELGGKSPCIVDTDINLEHTVRRITWGKFINAGQTCIAPDYLLVNKKIKKDLIDGLKKCLKEFYGDNPISSPDYARIISQKHFDRLVNFLKDGEVIIGGENQSSERYIAPTVIDNVSSEDSVMQEEIFGPILPIIEYTDVAEAIALINSRPKPLALYLFSQNKNLQKRVLQETSSGGVCINDTVIQVGVSSLPFGGVGDSGIGNYHGKASFDTFSHNKSVLQNSFWLDLKWRYAPYEGKLPLIKKLLG